ACCGCCAGACAAAGTGCTTTAAATGCTGAATTGAATGTGATTGATAGTAAATTACAACAACTTATAACCGTTGTGAATTTATATGAAGCGCTTGGTGGTGGTTGGAAATAAATCATAGTTTAATTTGAAATGTCAAGTAAACAGGAAGTTTTAAAATGCTCTGTCACCAACTTTACTAAGTTTGGAAGTAAGCGTTTTACTATGGATGAGTTGGCTAGTGAGCTAGGAATTTCTAAAAAAACTATTTACAAATATTTTAATAGCAAAGAAGATTTAGTAGTTGAGAGTGTCATCTTTTTAATTAATAATTTTAAAGATGACATTAATACTATCATAGCATCTCAAAATGAACCTATTATAAGTGTCATTTTAATTTATAAAAAAGGATTTGAATATTTAAAACATTTTAAACCCTCATTCATCTTCGGCTTAAAAAAATACTATCCAAAAGCCAATACTATTTTTGATGACTTTAGAGATAGTTTTGTAAACACAACGGTATATAATCTTCTATATGAAGCTAAAAAATCAGGCATTATTAAACCTGAAGTTAACTTAAATTTATTTTGCAATTTATACTTTAAGCGATTCGAAGAAATAGCTTTTAAAAACAATAATCTTTTTGAAACATATAGTAATCAAGAACTTTTAAATCATTTAATTGTATACAACCTAAAAGGCATTACAGTCGCTAATTATAAAAACAATTATTTTGAATAGTTTGTTATTTTTGCAGAATGAAAAAAGATATTGAAGTCCCAAAAGTTGAAGGTGTTTACGTTGCAATTGTAAACGAGTATAACGATATTTATAAAACTCAAGATTGGAATGCTTACATTATAAATGACAAAGAGATTGATTTAGAAATGGTTTTAATTGTAACTTCTGGATATTCCGAAGAAAAAATAACCTCTACATTTAGAAAGCAACTTGATATATTGCCTAAAAAAAGTTATGCAAAAATTGAGTTGATGCAAGAAGAATTATTTGCACTAAATAATAGCTTTAAAGTGTCTTTTTTTTGGGGCAACAAAATGTTTGATAAAACTTATTTATTTAGAAAAAATACTGTTAATTTAAAGGCGTTACAGACTTTGCCTTTAATGGAAGCTAAGGGTGTTTTAGTGAAATAATCCTTCCGTCTTTGATTTCTTCTATGCAGAAACCAAATCCACCTTCCCTTAAAAAAGGGAAGGAGTTGTTTTGTTGCTAATCCAACTTATCCGTCAATTTTTTAAAGGTTTTTTTAGGGTCTTTGCCTTCATAAAGTATTTCATAAACTGCATTTATGATGGGTAAACGCGTTTTATTTTTGTTCTTTTCGTTAAGCAAATGGGCGCTTTTTGTAGCGTAATAACCTTCTGCAACCATACTCATTTCCATTTGAGCAGATTTTACAGTGTAGCCTTTCCCAATCATATTTCCAAACATCCGATTTCTTGAAAACACCGAGTAACCAGTTACTAATAAATCGCCTAAATATGCCGAATTATTAATATTACGTTTCATTTTATGCATTTTTTTAATAAAACGTTTCATCTCACGAATGGAATTACTCATAAGCACACTTTGGAAATTATCACCGTAACCCAATCCGTGCGCGATACCCGCAGCAATAGCATAAATATTTTTAAGCATTACGGCATATTCAACACCAATAATATCGTCGCTTATTTTTGTTTTTATATAATCACTTGACAGGCTATTGGCAATAGTTTGTG
The genomic region above belongs to Mariniflexile litorale and contains:
- a CDS encoding TetR/AcrR family transcriptional regulator; this translates as MSSKQEVLKCSVTNFTKFGSKRFTMDELASELGISKKTIYKYFNSKEDLVVESVIFLINNFKDDINTIIASQNEPIISVILIYKKGFEYLKHFKPSFIFGLKKYYPKANTIFDDFRDSFVNTTVYNLLYEAKKSGIIKPEVNLNLFCNLYFKRFEEIAFKNNNLFETYSNQELLNHLIVYNLKGITVANYKNNYFE
- a CDS encoding NAD(P)H-dependent glycerol-3-phosphate dehydrogenase gives rise to the protein MNKPLKYAVFGAGSWATAIVKMLCENLEEVGWYMRSVYTKEHLLREYHNPNYLSSVEFHIDQLKLSNDINEIADYADVLIFAIPSAFIHSELEKLNMDISNKIIVSAVKGILPESGLLLGEHFHEAYKVPYNNIAVIAGPCHAEEVALERLSYLTISCSDSKKAQTIANSLSSDYIKTKISDDIIGVEYAVMLKNIYAIAAGIAHGLGYGDNFQSVLMSNSIREMKRFIKKMHKMKRNINNSAYLGDLLVTGYSVFSRNRMFGNMIGKGYTVKSAQMEMSMVAEGYYATKSAHLLNEKNKNKTRLPIINAVYEILYEGKDPKKTFKKLTDKLD